In Candidatus Paceibacterota bacterium, the following are encoded in one genomic region:
- a CDS encoding sigma-54 dependent transcriptional regulator translates to MSKLLLIDDEADVQYSFRRIFDSPEIELSTASSGEEGLRIVPKLKPDLVIMDVRMGGLSGLETLRRLRQTDPKLLVILMTAYGTTQTAIEAMKLGAYDYLLKPFDVPKLKEVVFDAFKAARDMRQVVSYQPLLEKEDYELGIIGRSEPMQQVFKLIGQLAASDATALISGESGTGKELVARAIYHHSNRSQQPFLAVNCAAIPEQLLESELFGHERGAFTGATLQRIGKFEQCDRGTLFLDEIGDMTPTTQTKILRVLQSGTFERVGGNVPIKVDVRIIAATNRSLEQAVAARQFREDLFYRLNVVRVHVPPLRDRREDIRLLVNYFLRTFAKDQPGAPKSIAPGVVRTLEKYHWPGNVRELENVVRRALVVAKGEAILPGDLPSEITGQGGPAGVMVAVPSTTVQSGASDIAAMARQLFHWARRDPKLAVLPAVERELVIQALKETGGNQIQAAKLLGITRATLRKRIEKFGIQRELNIT, encoded by the coding sequence ATGAGCAAATTGCTGTTGATTGACGACGAAGCGGACGTGCAATACTCCTTCCGCCGGATCTTCGATTCGCCGGAGATCGAGTTGAGCACCGCTTCCAGCGGCGAGGAGGGTCTGCGGATCGTCCCCAAACTCAAACCCGACCTTGTTATCATGGACGTGCGCATGGGGGGGCTCAGCGGCCTGGAGACTCTGCGGCGGCTCCGGCAAACCGACCCCAAGCTGCTGGTCATCCTTATGACCGCCTACGGCACGACCCAAACGGCCATCGAGGCAATGAAACTCGGCGCCTACGATTACCTGCTCAAGCCGTTCGATGTGCCAAAGCTCAAGGAAGTTGTTTTCGACGCATTTAAAGCCGCGCGCGACATGCGCCAGGTTGTTTCGTACCAGCCGCTGCTGGAGAAGGAAGACTACGAATTGGGCATCATCGGGCGCAGCGAGCCGATGCAGCAGGTTTTCAAGCTCATCGGCCAACTTGCCGCCTCGGACGCCACTGCGCTGATCAGCGGCGAAAGCGGCACCGGCAAAGAACTGGTGGCGCGGGCTATCTACCATCACAGCAACCGCAGCCAGCAGCCGTTCCTGGCGGTCAATTGCGCCGCCATTCCGGAACAACTGCTCGAAAGCGAGTTGTTTGGACACGAGCGCGGCGCGTTCACCGGCGCGACGCTCCAGCGCATCGGCAAGTTCGAGCAGTGCGACCGCGGTACCCTGTTCCTCGATGAGATTGGCGACATGACGCCCACCACCCAGACCAAAATACTCCGGGTGCTGCAGTCCGGGACATTCGAGCGTGTGGGAGGCAACGTGCCGATCAAAGTTGACGTGCGCATCATCGCCGCTACCAACCGGTCGCTGGAACAGGCTGTGGCCGCGCGCCAGTTTCGGGAGGATCTGTTCTACCGGCTGAACGTCGTTCGGGTGCACGTCCCGCCGCTGCGCGATCGGCGCGAGGACATCCGCTTGCTGGTGAATTACTTTCTCAGGACTTTCGCCAAAGACCAGCCCGGTGCCCCGAAATCCATTGCGCCCGGCGTGGTCCGGACGCTGGAGAAATACCACTGGCCCGGCAATGTGCGTGAATTGGAGAACGTAGTCCGCCGCGCTCTCGTCGTGGCCAAGGGGGAGGCGATTCTCCCGGGCGACCTGCCGTCGGAAATCACCGGACAAGGCGGTCCCGCTGGCGTTATGGTTGCCGTTCCCTCGACGACCGTTCAAAGTGGCGCATCGGACATCGCCGCCATGGCGCGGCAATTGTTCCATTGGGCGCGTCGCGATCCGAAATTGGCAGTCCTGCCGGCAGTGGAGCGCGAACTGGTTATCCAGGCGCTCAAAGAGACTGGCGGCAACCAGATCCAGGCCGCCAAGCTGCTAGGCATCACCCGGGCGACCCTGCGCAAACGGATCGAGAAGTTTGGAATCCAGCGAGAGCTCAATATCACGTAA
- a CDS encoding MBL fold metallo-hydrolase: MMLLTRTGGVAMTNCYLIADEVARQAVLFDAPDHTTAPLLEEAAAHGWELIGLWLTHGHFDHFADHTVLRQRFPDAKILLHALDEAKAKRPDAQTRMFGIPFVIPPVKVDATLADNQKLRIGSLEVTVLHTPGHSPGHVVYYIPGEKVLVGGDLIIGGSIGRTDLPDSDRQQMEASIRRVMDLPAATRLLGGHGPATTLQVERQTNPFVQEILAAS, from the coding sequence ATGATGCTACTAACCAGAACCGGAGGCGTCGCCATGACGAATTGCTACCTGATCGCGGACGAGGTTGCCAGGCAAGCGGTGCTCTTCGATGCGCCGGACCATACGACTGCCCCACTGCTCGAAGAGGCAGCCGCGCATGGCTGGGAGCTAATCGGATTGTGGCTAACGCACGGTCACTTCGACCACTTCGCCGATCATACGGTTTTGCGGCAGAGGTTTCCGGACGCCAAGATCCTTCTCCACGCGCTGGACGAGGCCAAGGCGAAGCGGCCAGATGCGCAGACGCGTATGTTTGGAATCCCATTCGTAATTCCCCCAGTGAAAGTGGACGCAACCCTCGCCGACAACCAGAAATTGAGAATTGGATCGCTGGAGGTCACAGTCTTGCATACTCCGGGGCATTCGCCGGGGCATGTGGTGTATTACATTCCGGGGGAAAAAGTCTTAGTGGGCGGCGATTTGATTATTGGCGGCTCGATTGGGCGGACAGATTTGCCGGACTCCGACCGGCAGCAGATGGAAGCTTCGATCCGCAGGGTCATGGACCTGCCCGCGGCGACGCGGTTGCTCGGGGGACACGGCCCGGCGACCACATTGCAGGTGGAACGGCAAACGAATCCTTTCGTCCAGGAGATACTGGCCGCGAGTTGA
- a CDS encoding LysR family transcriptional regulator, translated as MQFETLKAFCDLAETGSFTRTAQINHVSQSAVSQTICALERHFNVLLLERGKKGFRLTAEGEVLYNCSREILQSYAALNSRLQEIRHVISGEIRISTVYSLGLHDLPPYVKRFMKQHPAVKIHVEYRRASQVYEDLLGNIVDLGLVAFPAQHPKLEIVPLRNEPLVLACHPQHPLARLARIRLKALNGVKVISFGPDMPTRKALDKIFNGERVEVQHVMEFDNIETVKRAVELDCGVALVPEVTIRQEIASQTLAAVPLEGNYLRPLAAMHRKTKVLSPAIKHFLALLKEPA; from the coding sequence ATGCAATTTGAAACCCTGAAGGCCTTCTGTGATCTGGCCGAGACCGGGAGTTTCACGAGGACGGCGCAAATCAACCACGTTAGCCAATCCGCCGTCAGCCAGACAATCTGTGCGTTGGAGCGGCATTTCAACGTGCTGCTCCTCGAGCGCGGCAAGAAGGGTTTCCGGCTCACTGCGGAAGGCGAAGTGCTTTACAACTGTAGCAGGGAGATCCTCCAGAGTTACGCCGCCCTTAACAGCCGCCTGCAGGAGATCAGGCATGTCATCTCCGGCGAGATCCGTATCTCCACGGTTTACAGCCTTGGGCTGCACGACTTGCCTCCTTACGTCAAACGGTTCATGAAGCAGCACCCTGCGGTGAAGATCCACGTCGAGTACCGCCGCGCCAGCCAGGTGTATGAAGACTTGTTGGGCAATATCGTGGACCTGGGCCTGGTGGCATTCCCGGCGCAGCATCCGAAACTGGAGATTGTCCCGTTGCGGAACGAGCCACTGGTGCTCGCCTGCCATCCGCAACACCCCCTGGCACGGCTTGCGCGCATCCGGCTCAAGGCGTTGAACGGTGTAAAGGTCATCAGCTTTGGACCGGATATGCCAACGCGCAAGGCCCTGGATAAGATCTTCAACGGCGAGCGTGTGGAGGTGCAGCATGTCATGGAGTTCGACAACATCGAAACGGTTAAGCGAGCCGTGGAATTGGATTGCGGCGTGGCACTTGTGCCGGAGGTCACGATCCGGCAGGAGATAGCCAGCCAAACCCTTGCAGCGGTGCCGCTCGAAGGCAACTACCTCCGGCCGCTGGCAGCCATGCACCGGAAAACCAAAGTGCTGTCACCGGCCATCAAACACTTTCTCGCCCTGCTCAAAGAGCCGGCGTGA
- a CDS encoding beta-N-acetylhexosaminidase, whose amino-acid sequence MKHLIAPILCSLLVAPLLAAESPRVIPLPWKVESQEGVFRLQPRTKILVDRASLDAGRHFAERVRKGTGYRLNVISRTEPRAIEGTIVLTTKDTRSALGPEGYEMTVAPDSIIIRAPGQAGIFYGVQTLLQLLPPEVFAPEPIPGQVWTIPCGQIEDQPRFKWRGLLFDVARHFFTKAEVKQLLDELALHKINMLQIHLTDDQGWRIQIKKYPRLTRVGAWRDEAGFGLDPGLSTAYGRDGRYGGYYTKADLREIIAYAAARHITIVPELEMPGHASAALSAHPELSCSGGPYTPNTKGGVFAGVYCAGKEETFEFLQNVIAEVCEVFPGRFIHIGGDEVPKDNWRKCGRCQARIQKEGLKNEQELQSYFIRRVEQFINARGRTLIGWSEIREGGLAQNAVVMDWIGGAVEAASAGHDVVMSPTGYCYLDYFQSTNSAIEPRPVGNYLPLSRVYSFEPIPEKLNPQHQARILGAQGNLWTEYVPNFKHAQYKIFPRLCALAEVTWSPMAARNWEGFANRLQPQLQRLEYLGVNYCKGAPE is encoded by the coding sequence ATGAAACATCTGATTGCTCCGATCCTCTGCTCGCTCCTGGTGGCGCCCCTGCTTGCCGCAGAATCCCCCCGCGTCATACCGCTGCCCTGGAAAGTGGAGTCGCAGGAAGGAGTGTTCAGACTCCAGCCGAGGACGAAGATCCTGGTGGACCGCGCCTCGCTAGATGCGGGCCGGCACTTTGCCGAGCGAGTCCGCAAGGGAACTGGCTACCGACTCAACGTCATCTCCCGCACGGAACCGCGTGCGATTGAAGGAACAATCGTCCTGACCACGAAGGACACCAGGTCGGCGTTGGGGCCGGAAGGTTACGAAATGACCGTTGCTCCAGACTCGATCATAATTCGGGCCCCTGGCCAGGCGGGGATTTTCTACGGTGTCCAGACCTTGCTGCAGCTGCTGCCACCCGAGGTCTTTGCTCCCGAACCGATCCCTGGCCAGGTCTGGACCATCCCCTGCGGCCAAATTGAGGACCAGCCACGTTTCAAGTGGCGCGGGCTGTTGTTCGATGTGGCGCGGCATTTCTTCACCAAGGCCGAGGTCAAGCAACTGCTGGATGAGCTGGCATTGCACAAGATCAACATGCTCCAGATACACCTGACCGACGACCAGGGTTGGCGCATTCAAATCAAGAAGTATCCCCGCCTCACGCGGGTAGGCGCGTGGCGGGATGAGGCGGGCTTCGGCCTGGACCCGGGACTTAGCACCGCTTACGGCAGAGACGGACGGTATGGCGGCTATTACACCAAGGCAGACCTGCGCGAGATTATTGCCTATGCTGCCGCACGGCACATCACCATTGTTCCGGAGCTTGAAATGCCGGGGCACGCAAGCGCGGCGCTATCGGCGCATCCGGAATTGAGCTGCAGCGGCGGACCCTATACGCCAAACACCAAAGGCGGGGTTTTCGCTGGCGTCTACTGTGCCGGCAAGGAGGAGACCTTTGAGTTTCTGCAGAATGTAATAGCTGAAGTCTGCGAGGTCTTCCCCGGCAGGTTTATCCACATCGGCGGGGATGAGGTGCCTAAGGATAATTGGAGGAAATGCGGCCGGTGCCAGGCCCGCATTCAAAAGGAAGGCCTGAAGAATGAGCAGGAACTGCAGAGCTATTTCATCCGCCGCGTCGAGCAGTTCATCAATGCCCGGGGACGCACGCTGATCGGCTGGAGTGAGATCCGCGAAGGCGGGCTGGCCCAGAACGCCGTGGTGATGGATTGGATTGGGGGCGCCGTCGAAGCCGCTAGCGCGGGACACGACGTTGTCATGTCGCCGACCGGATACTGCTACCTGGACTACTTTCAGTCCACCAATAGCGCCATCGAACCAAGGCCCGTCGGCAATTACCTGCCGCTGAGTAGAGTTTACTCCTTTGAACCCATTCCGGAAAAGCTCAACCCGCAGCACCAGGCGCGCATTCTCGGCGCGCAGGGCAACCTGTGGACCGAGTATGTTCCCAACTTCAAGCACGCTCAGTACAAAATCTTCCCGCGATTGTGCGCGCTGGCTGAGGTCACCTGGTCGCCGATGGCAGCACGCAATTGGGAGGGTTTTGCCAACCGTTTGCAGCCCCAATTGCAGCGGCTCGAGTATCTCGGCGTCAATTACTGCAAGGGAGCGCCCGAGTAG
- a CDS encoding Na+:solute symporter, whose translation MRLQLIDWLIVLATLVICFVPALFFGKRAGRNTTEFFVSGRAVPWWLAGLSMVATTFSSDTPNLVTDIVRQKGVAGNWVWWAFVLTGVATVFFYARMWRRSEVMTDLEFYEIRYSGKAASVVRGFRSMYLGLFFNCVILASVNLAACKIANVLFGLPRWQTLLLCGTLNVVFAAHSGLWGVLVIDMIQFFIKMTAVIAAAYFAVQHIGGLHVMVEKLSAPMLAPDGQSMLHYLNVLPDFKNNWDMAIAIFVMPIAVQWWATWYPGAEPGGGSYIAQRMLASKSEKDSLGAVLFFNVAHYVLRPWPWILVALCSLLVYPELSDIKNAFPNLDPKLLGHDIAYPAMLKFLPVGFIGLMVGGLIAANSSTVLTHLNWGSSYLVHDFYQRFVNKGASEKHYVFVGRLTTVGLFVCASGMVYLLDSAKSAFDIILQVGAGTGLLYLLRWFWWRITAWCEVVAMISSFGVSLILLILKTQSGVEFSTHYALLITIAVTTVCWMLTAFFGPQTDRRTLVEFYKKVRPFGPGWKQIRQEAGISEQEAAATHENIPLALLGWSAGCTVIWSSLFTVGNFLYGRMGLALLLLVVFVLSGLVLLYVINQLWASKNPSNAGK comes from the coding sequence ATGCGATTACAGTTGATTGACTGGCTCATCGTCCTTGCGACCCTGGTGATCTGCTTCGTGCCGGCGCTGTTTTTCGGAAAGCGGGCGGGCAGGAACACCACCGAGTTCTTTGTCTCGGGCCGGGCGGTGCCGTGGTGGCTGGCCGGACTGTCCATGGTCGCCACCACCTTCAGCAGCGACACGCCCAACCTGGTGACTGACATCGTCCGGCAAAAGGGCGTCGCGGGCAACTGGGTTTGGTGGGCGTTCGTGCTCACTGGCGTCGCCACGGTCTTCTTCTATGCCCGGATGTGGCGGCGCTCAGAGGTGATGACCGACCTGGAATTCTACGAGATTCGTTACTCGGGCAAGGCGGCGAGTGTTGTGCGCGGCTTCCGTTCAATGTACCTCGGGCTATTCTTCAACTGCGTCATCCTGGCATCGGTGAACCTGGCGGCGTGCAAGATCGCCAACGTCCTGTTTGGCCTGCCGCGGTGGCAGACGCTGCTGCTATGCGGCACGCTTAACGTGGTGTTCGCCGCCCATTCGGGGCTGTGGGGCGTGCTGGTCATTGATATGATCCAGTTCTTCATCAAGATGACCGCGGTGATCGCCGCGGCCTACTTTGCCGTCCAGCATATCGGGGGGCTGCACGTGATGGTCGAGAAGCTCTCCGCGCCGATGCTCGCCCCGGACGGCCAGAGCATGTTGCACTACTTGAACGTCCTGCCCGACTTTAAGAACAACTGGGACATGGCCATCGCGATCTTCGTGATGCCCATTGCGGTCCAATGGTGGGCGACGTGGTACCCGGGAGCCGAGCCGGGCGGCGGCAGTTACATTGCCCAACGCATGCTGGCCTCGAAGTCGGAGAAGGATTCGCTGGGCGCGGTTCTCTTCTTCAACGTGGCGCATTACGTCCTGCGCCCCTGGCCGTGGATTCTGGTGGCTTTGTGCTCGCTGCTGGTGTACCCGGAGCTGTCGGATATCAAGAATGCCTTCCCGAACCTCGACCCGAAGCTGCTGGGGCACGACATCGCTTATCCGGCCATGCTGAAGTTCCTGCCGGTTGGTTTCATCGGCCTGATGGTCGGGGGGCTCATCGCCGCCAACTCTTCGACCGTCCTGACGCACTTGAACTGGGGATCGTCCTACCTGGTGCATGATTTCTATCAGCGCTTCGTTAACAAGGGTGCCTCGGAGAAGCATTACGTGTTCGTCGGCCGGCTGACTACCGTAGGGCTATTCGTTTGCGCCAGCGGCATGGTCTATCTGCTGGACTCGGCCAAGTCCGCCTTCGATATCATCCTGCAGGTCGGCGCCGGCACCGGCCTGCTCTATCTGCTGCGCTGGTTTTGGTGGCGCATCACCGCCTGGTGCGAGGTGGTGGCCATGATCAGCTCCTTCGGCGTTTCACTGATCCTGTTGATCCTCAAGACTCAAAGCGGCGTGGAGTTCAGCACGCACTACGCGCTGTTGATAACCATCGCGGTCACCACGGTTTGCTGGATGCTGACGGCCTTCTTCGGCCCGCAGACCGATCGCCGGACGCTGGTCGAGTTCTATAAGAAAGTCCGCCCCTTCGGCCCCGGCTGGAAGCAAATCCGGCAGGAAGCGGGCATTTCGGAGCAGGAAGCCGCCGCCACGCACGAGAACATTCCGCTGGCGCTGTTGGGCTGGTCGGCGGGTTGCACGGTCATCTGGTCGTCGCTGTTCACAGTCGGCAACTTCCTCTACGGTCGCATGGGATTAGCGCTGCTGCTGCTGGTCGTGTTTGTCCTCAGCGGTCTGGTCCTGCTTTACGTGATTAACCAGCTCTGGGCCAGCAAGAATCCTTCAAACGCCGGCAAATGA